The following are from one region of the Theropithecus gelada isolate Dixy chromosome 6, Tgel_1.0, whole genome shotgun sequence genome:
- the SETD9 gene encoding SET domain-containing protein 9 isoform X3 codes for MPGRLLRGLWQRWGRYKYRFVPWIALNLSHNPRTLRYVPEESKDKVISDEDVLGTLLKVFQALFLNDFNKQSEILTMLPESVKSKYQDLLAVEHQRVKLLENRHQQQSTFKPEEILYKTLGFSVAQATSSLISAGKGVFVTKGLVPKGAVVSMYPGTVYQKYEPIFFQSIGNPFIFRCLDGVLIDGNDKGISKVVYRSCNGRDRLGPLKMSDSTWLTSEIHNPLAVGQYVNNCSNDRAANVCYQEFDVPAVFPVELKQYLPNIAYSYDKQR; via the exons ATGCCGGGACGTCTGCTGCGGGGCCTGTGGCAGCGATGGGGCCGTTACAAGTACCGCTTCGTTCCCTGGATCGCGCTGAACCTAAGCCACAACCCGAG GACCCTCCGGTATGTTCCAGAGGAATCCAAAGACAAAGTTATCTCAGATGAAGATGTCCTAGGAACGTTACTGAAAGTTTTCCAGGCTCTATTCTTAAATGATTTCAATAAACAATCAGAAATCTTGACTATGCTTCCAGAATCTGTTAAATCAAAATATCAAGACCTACTGGCAGTTGAACATCAAAGGGTCAAACTGCTTGAAAACAGACATCAACAGCAAAGTACCTTTAAGCCAGAAGAAATTCTTTACAAGACTCTGGGTTTCAGTGTTGCCCAAGCAACTAGCTCATTGATTTCTGCTGGAAAAGGTGTCTTCGTTACGAAAGGATTGGTACCAAAAGGCGCAGTCGTATCTATGTATCCTG GTACAGTATATCAGAAGTATGAGCCGATCTTTTTCCAGTCCATTGgaaatccatttatttttagatgCCTGGATGGCGTACTCATTGATGGGAATGACAAAGGAATATCAAAAGTTGTGTACAG ATCTTGCAATGGGAGGGATCGACTCGGCCCTTTAAAAATGAGTGATAGTACATGGCTAACGTCAGAAATTCATAACCCTCTGGCTGTGGGACAGTATGTCAACAATTGTTCCAATG ACAGAGCAGCTAATGTCTGTTATCAGGAATTTGATGTGCCTGCAGTTTTCCCTGTAGAACTGAAGCAGTATCTTCCAAACATTGCCTACAGCTATGACAAACAAAG
- the SETD9 gene encoding SET domain-containing protein 9 isoform X2: MVGFGLGTLRYVPEESKDKVISDEDVLGTLLKVFQALFLNDFNKQSEILTMLPESVKSKYQDLLAVEHQRVKLLENRHQQQSTFKPEEILYKTLGFSVAQATSSLISAGKGVFVTKGLVPKGAVVSMYPGTVYQKYEPIFFQSIGNPFIFRCLDGVLIDGNDKGISKVVYRSCNGRDRLGPLKMSDSTWLTSEIHNPLAVGQYVNNCSNDRAANVCYQEFDVPAVFPVELKQYLPNIAYSYDKQSPLRCVVLVALRDISQGEELFSNYYTIVS, translated from the exons ATGGTGGGTTTCGGATTGGG GACCCTCCGGTATGTTCCAGAGGAATCCAAAGACAAAGTTATCTCAGATGAAGATGTCCTAGGAACGTTACTGAAAGTTTTCCAGGCTCTATTCTTAAATGATTTCAATAAACAATCAGAAATCTTGACTATGCTTCCAGAATCTGTTAAATCAAAATATCAAGACCTACTGGCAGTTGAACATCAAAGGGTCAAACTGCTTGAAAACAGACATCAACAGCAAAGTACCTTTAAGCCAGAAGAAATTCTTTACAAGACTCTGGGTTTCAGTGTTGCCCAAGCAACTAGCTCATTGATTTCTGCTGGAAAAGGTGTCTTCGTTACGAAAGGATTGGTACCAAAAGGCGCAGTCGTATCTATGTATCCTG GTACAGTATATCAGAAGTATGAGCCGATCTTTTTCCAGTCCATTGgaaatccatttatttttagatgCCTGGATGGCGTACTCATTGATGGGAATGACAAAGGAATATCAAAAGTTGTGTACAG ATCTTGCAATGGGAGGGATCGACTCGGCCCTTTAAAAATGAGTGATAGTACATGGCTAACGTCAGAAATTCATAACCCTCTGGCTGTGGGACAGTATGTCAACAATTGTTCCAATG ACAGAGCAGCTAATGTCTGTTATCAGGAATTTGATGTGCCTGCAGTTTTCCCTGTAGAACTGAAGCAGTATCTTCCAAACATTGCCTACAGCTATGACAAACAAAG ccCACTTCGATGTGTTGTTCTTGTCGCACTTAGGGACATCAGTCAAGGAGAAGAGCTTTTTTCAAACTACTACACAATTGTCAGCTAA
- the SETD9 gene encoding SET domain-containing protein 9 isoform X1, producing MPGRLLRGLWQRWGRYKYRFVPWIALNLSHNPRTLRYVPEESKDKVISDEDVLGTLLKVFQALFLNDFNKQSEILTMLPESVKSKYQDLLAVEHQRVKLLENRHQQQSTFKPEEILYKTLGFSVAQATSSLISAGKGVFVTKGLVPKGAVVSMYPGTVYQKYEPIFFQSIGNPFIFRCLDGVLIDGNDKGISKVVYRSCNGRDRLGPLKMSDSTWLTSEIHNPLAVGQYVNNCSNDRAANVCYQEFDVPAVFPVELKQYLPNIAYSYDKQSPLRCVVLVALRDISQGEELFSNYYTIVS from the exons ATGCCGGGACGTCTGCTGCGGGGCCTGTGGCAGCGATGGGGCCGTTACAAGTACCGCTTCGTTCCCTGGATCGCGCTGAACCTAAGCCACAACCCGAG GACCCTCCGGTATGTTCCAGAGGAATCCAAAGACAAAGTTATCTCAGATGAAGATGTCCTAGGAACGTTACTGAAAGTTTTCCAGGCTCTATTCTTAAATGATTTCAATAAACAATCAGAAATCTTGACTATGCTTCCAGAATCTGTTAAATCAAAATATCAAGACCTACTGGCAGTTGAACATCAAAGGGTCAAACTGCTTGAAAACAGACATCAACAGCAAAGTACCTTTAAGCCAGAAGAAATTCTTTACAAGACTCTGGGTTTCAGTGTTGCCCAAGCAACTAGCTCATTGATTTCTGCTGGAAAAGGTGTCTTCGTTACGAAAGGATTGGTACCAAAAGGCGCAGTCGTATCTATGTATCCTG GTACAGTATATCAGAAGTATGAGCCGATCTTTTTCCAGTCCATTGgaaatccatttatttttagatgCCTGGATGGCGTACTCATTGATGGGAATGACAAAGGAATATCAAAAGTTGTGTACAG ATCTTGCAATGGGAGGGATCGACTCGGCCCTTTAAAAATGAGTGATAGTACATGGCTAACGTCAGAAATTCATAACCCTCTGGCTGTGGGACAGTATGTCAACAATTGTTCCAATG ACAGAGCAGCTAATGTCTGTTATCAGGAATTTGATGTGCCTGCAGTTTTCCCTGTAGAACTGAAGCAGTATCTTCCAAACATTGCCTACAGCTATGACAAACAAAG ccCACTTCGATGTGTTGTTCTTGTCGCACTTAGGGACATCAGTCAAGGAGAAGAGCTTTTTTCAAACTACTACACAATTGTCAGCTAA